In Thermococcus thioreducens, a genomic segment contains:
- a CDS encoding prenyltransferase/squalene oxidase repeat-containing protein, whose translation MREKLPIILLLVFIPGFILPPAGASSLIGRGAEHYINEYQLRTLNGVWNTRSVSGWEAFRGNETFYLTCLKVIALARSGYPRNSTEFRQLVEWIKSKQSKDGSFPAIITDDYPEPDSEWFYWELSRSAGTGLAILALLEAGENPNSMEIQKAAQFLLRNESGNHWGSTVYLFWEQTGLNRVNESPSIVATAYAIAALSRLGHNVSEEWRWLEERLMPERLVGPYLDNFFMGFVFPMPYRDMRGAYESIVLPLLFLKEEKVSLPKETLDFISSLLERTQYIGNATLRLSFRGITNYTVEERIYTANGWETLRTWGGTGRRAEINVTLGIPDRGSIFLIRSGRALLENESGFFKGKMRLYPEFPKNYIPLIGSGYAKRTVFRFRDGEDYAVIEPPNLDGSWNHDVYSTAIALIWLHMAGAKGGNVDEALRFLELASPRNSMTLDGDAYALIALSLYGGKWESSRPEPVESESKARPEISWSLPAVF comes from the coding sequence ATGAGAGAGAAGCTCCCCATCATTCTTCTTCTGGTTTTCATCCCCGGTTTCATATTGCCGCCAGCCGGAGCCAGTTCATTAATTGGCAGAGGTGCGGAGCACTACATAAACGAGTATCAACTCCGAACCCTGAACGGTGTTTGGAACACCAGAAGCGTCTCCGGATGGGAGGCATTCAGGGGAAACGAGACGTTCTACCTCACATGCCTCAAAGTTATAGCCCTCGCAAGGAGCGGCTACCCGAGGAACTCCACGGAGTTCCGGCAACTCGTTGAATGGATAAAGTCAAAGCAGAGCAAGGACGGTTCCTTTCCGGCAATAATAACCGACGACTATCCAGAGCCGGACTCGGAGTGGTTCTACTGGGAACTCTCCAGATCGGCTGGAACCGGACTGGCGATTTTAGCCCTCCTTGAGGCAGGAGAAAACCCCAATTCCATGGAAATACAAAAGGCTGCCCAGTTCCTTCTGAGGAACGAGAGCGGGAACCACTGGGGGAGCACGGTTTACCTGTTCTGGGAACAGACGGGGCTCAACAGGGTCAACGAGTCGCCAAGCATCGTTGCAACTGCCTATGCAATCGCTGCCCTCTCAAGGCTCGGCCACAACGTCTCGGAAGAGTGGAGATGGCTGGAGGAAAGGCTGATGCCGGAGAGGCTCGTGGGCCCGTATCTGGACAACTTCTTCATGGGCTTTGTCTTCCCCATGCCCTACCGCGATATGAGGGGAGCGTACGAGAGTATAGTCCTGCCGCTGCTCTTTCTGAAGGAAGAGAAGGTGAGCCTTCCGAAGGAGACGCTTGATTTTATATCCTCTCTTCTCGAAAGGACGCAGTACATTGGAAACGCAACGCTGAGGCTGAGCTTTAGGGGGATTACCAACTACACGGTTGAAGAGAGGATTTATACCGCAAACGGCTGGGAAACCCTCAGAACATGGGGCGGAACCGGAAGAAGGGCCGAGATAAACGTCACCCTGGGGATCCCGGACCGGGGAAGCATCTTCCTGATACGCTCGGGGAGAGCCCTCCTTGAAAACGAATCCGGCTTCTTCAAGGGAAAAATGAGGCTCTATCCGGAATTTCCAAAAAACTATATACCCCTAATTGGGAGCGGGTATGCCAAAAGGACGGTTTTCCGGTTCAGGGATGGAGAGGACTACGCCGTAATAGAGCCCCCCAACCTCGACGGCTCCTGGAACCACGACGTCTACTCCACGGCGATAGCGCTGATATGGCTCCACATGGCCGGTGCGAAGGGAGGGAATGTAGACGAGGCGTTGAGATTCCTTGAGCTCGCAAGCCCAAGGAATAGCATGACCCTCGACGGCGATGCCTACGCGCTGATAGCCCTGAGCCTGTACGGAGGGAAGTGGGAAAGCAGCAGACCTGAACCGGTGGAGAGTGAGTCAAAGGCCCGACCAGAGATTTCATGGAGCCTGCCGGCGGTTTTTTGA
- a CDS encoding ASCH domain-containing protein — protein sequence MTTWRMGLQGEYLKAIAEGRKKVEGRLYDEKRQGIKPGDTIIFENRLMCVVKDIRVYSSFREMLEKEGLENVLPGVESIEEGVKIYRRFYSEEKERKYGVAAIEVEPVGWIGEPLSEVPKS from the coding sequence ATGACGACGTGGAGAATGGGCCTCCAGGGGGAGTATCTAAAGGCCATAGCCGAGGGCAGGAAAAAGGTCGAGGGCAGATTATACGACGAGAAGAGGCAGGGGATTAAGCCAGGAGACACGATAATCTTCGAGAACAGGCTGATGTGCGTGGTGAAAGATATCAGGGTCTACTCCTCCTTCAGGGAGATGCTGGAGAAAGAAGGACTGGAGAACGTCCTCCCTGGCGTCGAGAGCATCGAAGAGGGCGTAAAGATCTACCGCCGCTTCTACTCCGAGGAGAAGGAGAGGAAGTACGGAGTTGCGGCGATAGAAGTTGAACCGGTGGGGTGGATCGGGGAGCCGTTAAGTGAGGTCCCAAAAAGTTAA